The Daucus carota subsp. sativus chromosome 7, DH1 v3.0, whole genome shotgun sequence genome window below encodes:
- the LOC108194637 gene encoding uncharacterized protein LOC108194637, whose product MIGEVIVVVSYKESCMESIVRIGWMIDSLEGVEVVGSFEEGIVLDVVLLEVQVELVVVDQESCMESIVRIGWMIDSLEGVEVVGSFEEGIVLDVVLLEVQVELVVVDQQLPQPPEMYLNHGTNNLILEETNYNITEMEVENKKLLSTMNAEQKTVYNAILESIDKNEGGIFFVYGSGGCGKTFLWRTLISKLRSQGDIVLPVASSGIAATLMPGGRTAHSRFKIPIVLDEFSLCAIGNNSDIAELIRHTKLIIWDEAPMQHRFAFECLDRSLRDIMKTVDQARASLPFGGITVLLGGDFRQILPVIPHGERGEILEACITRSRLWNICKVYVLEKNMRLNKGSSQREIDELNEFAKWVLAVGDGTLHPTQDGGNYLEDDIVVPAQFCDLDNENSVENMICSIYPDFIQNARNPKYLSERAILTPTNQTVGHLNSLIVEMISGDAVNYYSVDSAEDFGGTDADLQSAFPIEYLNSLQVPGMPSHDLKLKVGTVVMLMRNLNQTLGLCNGTRMIVTKCLKFCVECEVICGSFAGTRHFIPRMELSPSDSDLPFKLVRKQMPLQICYAMTINKSQGQSLEKVGLFLPKAVFTHGQFYVAVSRVTSPSGLKVFIDDDRGLPTNLTQNVVYKEVFYALPR is encoded by the exons atgattggtgaggtgattgttgtggtgagttATAAGGAGAGTTGTATGGAGAGTattgtgaggattggctggatgattgatagtcttgaaggagttgaagtggttggaagtttTGAGGAGGGGATTGTTCTTGATGttgttcttcttgaagttcaggttgagctggttgttgttgatcag GAGAGTTGTATGGAGAGTattgtgaggattggctggatgattgatagtcttgaaggagttgaagtggttggaagtttTGAGGAGGGGATTGTTCTTGATGttgttcttcttgaagttcaggttgagctggttgttgttgatcag CAGCTGCCACAACCTCCTGAAATGTATCTGAATCATGGGACAAACAACTTGATTTTGGAGGAAACTAATTACAATATTACTGAGATGGAAGTAGAGAATAAGAAGTTGCTGTCGACCATGAACGCAGAGCAGAAGACAGTGTACAATGCCATTCTAGAATCTATAGACAAGAATGAAGGcggaattttttttgtttatggtAGCGGTGGCTGTGGCAAGACTTTTCTATGGAGAACTTTAATATCAAAGCTACGATCTCAAGGTGATATAGTTTTACCAGTTGCGTCCTCGGGGATCGCTGCAACCCTTATGCCCGGAGGAAGGACAGCCCATTCCCGCTTTAAGATACCTATAGTTCTTGATGAGTTTTCACTTTGTGCTATAGGCAATAATTCTGATATTGCTGAACTTATCAGACATACAAAGTTGATAATCTGGGATGAAGCGCCAATGCAACACAGATTTGCATTTGAATGTCTAGACCGCTCTCTTAGAGACATTATGAAGACTGTTGATCAGGCACGTGCTTCTTTACCATTTGGAGGTATTACTGTACTGCTTGGAGGAGATTTTAGACAAATCCTTCCTGTAATACCTCACGGAGAAAGGGGAGAAATTCTTGAAGCATGTATAACACGTTCCCGTTTGTGGAATATTTGTAAAGTTTATGTTTTGGAGAAGAACATGAGGCTTAACAAAGGTTCATCTCAGCGTGAAATTGACGAGTTGAATGAATTTGCCAAATGGGTGCTTGCTGTTGGAGATGGAACTTTGCATCCTACTCAAGATGGCGGTAATTATCTTGAGGATGACATAGTAGTTCCAGCACAGTTTTGTGACTTGGATAATGAAAATTCTGTTGAGAACATGATTTGCAGTATATATCCAGATTTTATCCAGAATGCAAGAAATCCCAAATATTTGAGTGAGAGGGCTATTCTGACTCCTACTAATCAAACTGTGGGTCATCTCAACTCTCTGATTGTAGAAATGATTTCTGGTGATGCAGTGAATTATTATAGTGTTGATAGTGCTGAGGATTTTGGAGGTACAGATGCTGATCTACAGTCTGCTTTTCCTATCGAGTATCTTAATTCTCTACAAGTACCAGGTATGCCTAGCCATGATTTGAAGCTTAAAGTTGGTACAGTTGTAATGTTGATGAGGAATTTGAATCAAACACTTGGACTATGCAACGGCACTAGAATGATTGTTACGAAGTGTTTGAAATTCTGCGTTGAGTGTGAGGTCATTTGTGGTTCTTTTGCTGGCACTAGACATTTCATTCCACGCATGGAATTATCTCCAAGTGACTCAGATCTGCCTTTTAAGTTAGTTAGAAAACAAATGCCACTTCAGATTTGCTACGCCATGACCATAAATAAGTCTCAGGGTCAGTCTCTAGAAAAGGTTGGTTTGTTTCTTCCGAAAGCTGTTTTTACACACGGCCAGTTCTATGTTGCAGTAAGCAGGGTTACATCTCCAAGTGGTTTGAAGGTATTCATTGATGATGATCGTGGTCTACCAACAAACCTCACACAAAATGTTGTCTACAAAGAGGTGTTCTATGCTTTGCCTAGGTAG
- the LOC108194638 gene encoding uncharacterized protein LOC108194638, with translation MLDDTIGLVKKFRTARDRWENNDILDLKVELKICRAQNGRENHISASDEVAGIMVGSTSNTTPDRDIIIEPKFGKLQRVSYIHPKFMALQYPLLFPNGEDGYHNRIPFTSADLKNLKERDYISMKDYYAYQFQIRQKHSLTPRLGGRLFQQYVVDAFSSIEQTRLWWFRKNQTILRNELYSHICDSVRTGDYSASNVGKGVILPAGFVGSKRYMQQNFQDALAVCREVGHPDIFLTMTTNALWDEIQKMMVFLPGCSPENCPDIISRVFRLKLEQLTNDIKKKSHFGVCVGDKFVSAEIPDPKKDPVGYAAVKGFYDTRTMWTPEYEISLHERYRPRTMFDESGFPMYKRRRQDITVHVRNADLDNQWVVPYNRDLLVKYQCHMNIEICCHARSLKYLFKYYLKGHDTATIHVTGRKKRTTNSNGDEPIDEIDAYFDGRYICGAESAYRIFGFPIHHRTISVERLPFHLPGQKNCTFHSNQPLDKVAEREKDRLSKLEAFFLLCNTDATAQQYTYQEIPKHYVWNDVERKWNQRKRGYQIGRLSYTHHSSGEVWFLRLLLTKVRGPTSFEKLRTVNGICYESFRDACKEYGLLDDDKEWHEVLDQCSSGGLPPQIC, from the exons ATGTTAGATGACACCATTGGATTGGTGAAAAAATTCCGCACAGCACGTGATCGTTGGGAAAACAATGATATACTTGATTTGAAAGTTGAGCTGAAAATCTGTCGCGCACAGAATGGAAGAGAGAATCATATATCTGCCAGTGATGAAGTAGCTGGCATAATGGTTGGTTCCACCTCAAACACAACTCCTGATCGTGACATTATTATAGAGCCCAAGTTTGGAAAGCTCCAACGTGTGTCTTACATTCATCCGAAGTTCATGGCGCTTCAATATCCCCTTCTTTTTCCCAATGGAGAGGACGGATACCATAATAGAATTCCATTCACCAGTGCTGATTTGAAAAACCTCAAAGAGCGCGACTACATTTCAATGAAAGATTATTACGCATACCAGTTTCAAATCAGGCAAAAGCACT CATTGACACCTAGATTAGGTGGGAGGTTATTCCAACAATATGTTGTTGACGCTTTTTCGTCTATTGAGCAAACACGCTTATGGTGGTTTCGGAAGAATCAGACAATTCTGAGGAATGAATTGTATAGCCATATATGTGACTCAGTACGTACTGGAGACTATAGTGCTTCTAATGTTGGGAAAGGCGTGATCTTGCCAGCTGGATTTGTTGGTTCTAAACGCTATATGCAGCAAAATTTTCAGGACGCACTAGCAGTGTGTCGTGAAGTAGGCCATCCGGATATTTTCCTAACAATGACCACTAATGCATTATGggatgaaattcaaaaaatgatGGTTTTTCTTCCTGGTTGCAGTCCAGAGAATTGCCCTGACATTATCTCTCGAGTCTTCCGTTTGAAACTGGAGCAACTAACAAatgacattaaaaaaaaatctcattttGGTGTTTGTGTTGGAG ACAAGTTTGTCTCTGCTGAAATACCCGATCCTAAAAAAGACCCTGTGGGATATGCTGCCGTGAAGGGCTTTTATGATACACGGACCATGTGGACTCCAGAATATGAAATCTCCCTGCATGAAAG GTACCGTCCGCGCACAATGTTTGATGAAAGCGGATTTCCAATGTACAAACGGCGTAGACAGGACATAACAGTCCATGTTAGGAATGCTGATTTGGATAATCAGTGGGTAGTTCCTTATAATCGGGACTTATTGGTCAAATACCAATGTCACATGAACATTGAGATATGTTGTCACGCTCGCAGTCTCAAGTATTTGTTCAAATACTATTTAAAGGGTCATGATACTGCCACTATACATGTTACTGGGAGGAAGAAGAGAACAACCAACTCTAACGGTGATGAGCCTATCGATGAAATTGATGCCTACTTTGATGGTAGGTACATATGTGGAGCAGAATCGGCTTATAGGATATTTGGTTTTCCTATACACCACCGTACAATATCTGTTGAAAGGTTACCATTCCATCTACCAGGACAAAAGAACTGCACGTTTCACTCAAATCAGCCTTTGGATAAGGTAGCTGAAAGGGAAAAGGACAGACTTAGTAAACTTGAAGCGTTCTTCCTTTTATGTAATACTGATGCCACAGCTCAGCAATATACCTATCAGGAGATCCCAAAGCATTATGTATGGAATGATGTTGAAAGAAAATGGAATCAAAGAAAAAGAGGATATCAGATAGGACGACTATCTTATACTCATCACAGCAGCGGCGAAGTATGGTTTTTGAGATTATTGCTAACCAAGGTGCGCGGCCCAACTTCCTTTGAGAAACTCAGAACTGTCAATGGAATATGCTATGAGTCCTTTCGTGATGCTTGCAAAGAGTATGGTTTGCTGGATGACGACAAGGAATGGCATGAAGTTCTTGATCAATGCTCCTCTGGTGGCTTGCCTCCTCAgatttgttag
- the LOC108193383 gene encoding large ribosomal subunit protein uL14 produces the protein MSKRGRGGSAGNKFRMSLGLPVAATVNCADNTGAKNLYIISVKGIKGRLNRLPSACVGDMVMATVKKGKPDLRKKVMPAVIVRQRKPWRRKDGVFMYFEDNAGVIVNPKGEMKGSAITGPIGKECADLWPRIASAANAIV, from the exons ATGTCGAAGCGAG GGAGAGGAGGGTCGGCAGGTAACAAGTTTAGGATGTCACTGGGTCTACCGGTGGCAGCTACGGTGAATTGTGCCGATAATACGGGTGCCAAGAATCTGTACATCATTTCGGTTAAGGGAATTAAAGGAAGGTTGAATAGGTTGCCTTCAGCTTGTGTTGGTGATATGGTGATGGCTACTGTTAAGAAGGGTAAACCCGATCTCCGTAAGAAGGTTATGCCTGCTGTCATAGTTAGGCAACGCAAGCCTTGGCGCCGAAAGGATGGTGTCTTTATGTACTTTGAAG ATAATGCTGGTGTCATTGTGAATCCGAAGGGAGAGATGAAAG gGTCTGCTATTACTGGTCCAATTGGGAAGGAGTGTGCTGACTTGTGGCCTAGGATTGCCAGCGCAGCTAATGCAATTGTCTAG